The following are from one region of the Mycolicibacterium helvum genome:
- a CDS encoding sensor domain-containing protein, whose amino-acid sequence MVGIAVLAGCTSTVEGTVARKDPVSAVRDLAAILPNSTQAGQAAGNPLSSNGFPEVGGIDVLPNGIRDDSDANPIECLGPVTPFMRVVYEGGDVRRTAWQEFSNFGGGQTVSSVDAGVVEFSSEVEAQRMFGAFVSRWKACEGKTVRSVLRSPANIELYQKITDVKVDGPVLSATVVNSDNQGDSMFPTERAIGLAADCVVDVDVAVTGGTLAQQRPSGRALSLAATMQHAVNQGR is encoded by the coding sequence GTGGTGGGTATCGCCGTGCTCGCGGGCTGCACAAGCACGGTCGAGGGCACCGTGGCGCGGAAGGACCCTGTCAGCGCGGTGCGGGATCTCGCCGCGATCCTGCCGAACAGTACGCAGGCCGGTCAGGCTGCGGGAAACCCGCTGTCCAGCAACGGATTCCCGGAAGTCGGCGGGATTGATGTGCTGCCCAACGGGATTCGTGACGACAGCGACGCCAATCCTATCGAATGCCTGGGCCCGGTCACCCCGTTCATGCGTGTGGTGTACGAGGGCGGCGATGTGCGTCGCACCGCCTGGCAGGAGTTCTCGAACTTCGGCGGCGGCCAGACGGTGTCCAGTGTCGACGCCGGGGTCGTCGAGTTCAGCTCCGAGGTTGAGGCTCAACGGATGTTCGGTGCCTTTGTCTCCCGATGGAAGGCCTGTGAGGGCAAGACGGTGCGCAGCGTTCTGCGTAGCCCGGCCAACATCGAGCTGTACCAGAAGATCACCGACGTGAAGGTGGACGGGCCGGTGCTGTCGGCGACGGTGGTCAACTCCGACAACCAGGGTGACTCGATGTTTCCCACCGAGCGGGCCATCGGGTTGGCGGCTGATTGCGTCGTCGATGTGGACGTCGCGGTCACCGGCGGCACGCTCGCTCAGCAGCGGCCATCCGGCCGGGCGCTGAGCCTGGCCGCGACGATGCAGCACGCGGTGAATCAGGGACGTTAA
- a CDS encoding NtaA/DmoA family FMN-dependent monooxygenase (This protein belongs to a clade of FMN-dependent monooxygenases, within a broader family of flavin-dependent oxidoreductases, the luciferase-like monooxygenase (LMM) family, some of whose members use coenzyme F420 rather than FMN.) — protein MSREVHLLTFGSTRSAGPWRHPQIDNSTAAVRRRLIERAQTAERGTFDALFFPDGLNFGPRETWAYKTTEDFEPLTATAALSSVTEHIGLVVTGSATLAHPYHLARQLLSLDHLSGGRAGWNLVTSFAHAAAANFGGRGVIEHDTRYEIADEAIEVVKKLWDGWGAETIVEDRGRGVFNDVSAIQVADHQGPHFQVAGPIGAARSVQGRPVIFQAGSSPRGRQFAARHAEVIFTGQGTIARAQEFYRQVHAEARRVGRPAPPLITPSLRFIVGAGEDEVRRIEQAAFEYFSPEYQAGWLLEVDVDVVGADLDGPVPSTAFPESTETHQTALAGYRALAKEGNPTVREFLYRTINGWGAQVIGTPEQIADEIEAWFRSHAADGFVLTDSGLPGQLDDFVDQVVPVLRKRGLFRHEYGGTTLRSHLGLSVPERQEASA, from the coding sequence GTGTCCCGCGAAGTGCACCTCCTGACTTTCGGCAGCACCCGGTCGGCGGGCCCCTGGCGTCACCCCCAGATCGACAACAGCACCGCGGCGGTGCGTCGACGGCTCATCGAGCGTGCCCAGACCGCCGAGAGGGGCACCTTCGACGCGCTGTTCTTCCCCGACGGGCTCAACTTCGGTCCACGGGAAACCTGGGCGTACAAGACAACTGAGGACTTTGAGCCACTGACCGCGACGGCGGCCCTGTCATCGGTGACCGAGCATATCGGCCTGGTGGTCACCGGGTCGGCGACGCTGGCCCATCCCTATCACCTTGCCCGGCAATTGCTGTCGCTGGACCATCTCAGCGGTGGCCGGGCCGGGTGGAACCTGGTGACCAGCTTTGCCCACGCCGCGGCAGCGAATTTCGGCGGCAGGGGAGTGATCGAGCACGACACCCGCTACGAGATCGCCGACGAGGCAATCGAGGTCGTCAAGAAGCTCTGGGACGGCTGGGGGGCCGAGACTATCGTCGAGGACCGCGGACGAGGCGTCTTCAACGACGTCAGTGCGATTCAGGTGGCCGACCACCAGGGCCCACACTTCCAGGTCGCGGGTCCGATCGGCGCCGCCCGGTCGGTGCAGGGGCGGCCGGTGATCTTTCAGGCCGGATCGTCCCCGCGCGGCCGGCAGTTCGCAGCACGGCACGCAGAAGTGATCTTCACCGGGCAGGGCACAATCGCTCGTGCGCAGGAGTTCTACCGCCAGGTTCATGCCGAGGCCCGCCGAGTCGGCCGGCCGGCCCCACCGCTGATCACCCCGTCGCTGAGGTTCATCGTCGGCGCAGGCGAGGACGAGGTTCGCCGCATCGAACAGGCGGCATTCGAGTATTTCAGTCCCGAGTACCAGGCCGGCTGGCTGCTCGAGGTCGACGTCGATGTGGTCGGAGCCGACCTGGACGGCCCGGTGCCGAGTACGGCGTTTCCCGAAAGCACTGAAACCCATCAAACGGCCCTGGCCGGCTACCGTGCACTGGCGAAGGAAGGCAATCCGACCGTGCGAGAGTTCCTGTACCGCACCATCAATGGCTGGGGTGCCCAGGTCATCGGCACACCGGAGCAGATCGCCGATGAGATCGAGGCATGGTTCAGATCTCATGCCGCCGACGGGTTCGTACTGACTGATTCCGGGCTGCCCGGACAGCTCGACGATTTCGTCGACCAGGTGGTCCCGGTGCTGCGCAAGCGCGGGCTGTTCCGACACGAGTACGGGGGCACGACGTTGCGCTCGCACCTGGGCCTGTCCGTTCCGGAACGCCAAGAGGCGTCGGCATGA
- a CDS encoding sensor domain-containing protein, which translates to MASVNRCAPVFCTAVVAGALLSGCVSTVSGTALRGQDAGPTVVTVPKLEESDLDRVLLSAGEVNGVMDATGIRVTASSQNMSDNSRGVSDVDCLGAIYGAEELVYHGSDWAAVRDEVLQEPTTDNAHWVEQIAVLFPSADKASAFVDGSRTTWEKCGGTSIDIDNSDVHSTWKIDQANVTGDILTQQSSQRNAGGWGCQHALTSASNLVVEAWACSNSINDEAKSIASEMIKNAAGK; encoded by the coding sequence ATGGCGTCCGTGAACCGCTGTGCGCCCGTGTTCTGCACCGCCGTTGTGGCCGGCGCGTTGCTGTCCGGATGCGTGTCCACGGTGAGCGGTACCGCGCTGCGCGGCCAGGATGCCGGCCCCACCGTCGTCACCGTGCCCAAGCTCGAGGAGTCCGACCTCGACCGGGTGCTGCTCAGCGCCGGCGAGGTGAACGGCGTCATGGACGCCACCGGAATCCGGGTGACGGCGTCATCGCAGAATATGAGCGACAATTCCCGCGGGGTATCCGACGTCGACTGCCTCGGCGCGATCTACGGCGCTGAAGAACTGGTCTACCACGGCAGCGACTGGGCCGCCGTCCGTGATGAGGTGCTCCAGGAGCCGACGACCGACAATGCGCACTGGGTCGAACAGATCGCCGTGCTCTTCCCGTCGGCAGATAAGGCAAGTGCGTTCGTCGACGGTTCCAGGACGACGTGGGAGAAGTGCGGCGGCACATCGATCGATATCGATAACTCCGATGTGCACTCCACCTGGAAGATCGATCAGGCCAACGTAACTGGCGACATCCTCACCCAGCAGTCCAGTCAGCGCAATGCCGGCGGATGGGGCTGCCAGCACGCTCTGACATCGGCGTCCAATCTGGTTGTCGAGGCCTGGGCGTGCAGTAACTCGATCAACGACGAGGCCAAGAGCATCGCCTCGGAGATGATCAAGAACGCGGCGGGGAAGTAG